In Humulus lupulus chromosome 7, drHumLupu1.1, whole genome shotgun sequence, the following are encoded in one genomic region:
- the LOC133791961 gene encoding uncharacterized protein LOC133791961 — protein sequence MCRFLVDSRATHSYVSMNVIDKLSMPYKLFEHNFGTMLPSGDMMLPNKWLASTPVIVEDRECPADLIELSIPNYDVILGMDWLSKHGATIYYRKKTVGFRPKEEEVIPLEEKYQFLDTRNIYTGSTEYDATWLFGVPG from the coding sequence aTGTGTAGATTCCTTGTTGATTCTAGAgcgactcattcttatgtttctatgaatgtgattgataaatTGAGTATGCCTTATAAACTGTTTGAGCATAACTTTGGTACAATGTTGCCATCGGGGGATATGATGTTGCCAAATAAGTGGTTAGCGTCAACGCCTGTAATAGTAGAGGACAGGGAGTGCCCAGCAGACCTTATAGAACTTAGTATACCAaattatgatgtcatacttggcatggattggttatccaaacatggggctacAATATATTATCGAAAGAAGACTGTAGGGTTCAGGCCAAAAGAAGAAGAGGTCATTCCTTTAGAGGAGAAGTACCAGTTTTTGGACACCCGTAATATCTACACtggaagcacggaatatgatgcaacatggttgtTCGGCGTtcctggctag